Proteins from one Streptomyces genisteinicus genomic window:
- a CDS encoding phosphotransferase: MPRSSVTDPPLVPLLRRYTDVGEPLSCRPVALGLLNRGYRLATTRGAYFLKHHLDGDHDAIDRQHRATWRLQALGLPVAPPVEDSGGSTVAVIGGRCYALHPWIDGRHRDGAQLTAGQSERLGSLLGMVHTLLAQVMDPAEQPGGQAPYASADPEETFSLIESLLRLARAARPRDSFDTLAEHRLLQRRALLEEHADRRPPPGRAGCWVHGDFHPLNLLYRGAEPAAIVDWDRLGVQPRAEEAVRAAAIFFVQPAGQLDLPKVRAYARAYRRAAGADAEEMAAAAHRVWWERLNDFWILRWRYELDDRRADPQFPAVSALVVWWTREYEAVRDAFAG; encoded by the coding sequence GTGCCGCGCTCATCTGTTACCGATCCGCCTCTCGTTCCTCTGCTGCGTCGTTACACCGACGTGGGCGAACCGCTCTCCTGCCGTCCGGTCGCCCTGGGGCTCCTGAACCGCGGTTACCGCCTCGCCACCACCCGAGGGGCGTACTTCCTCAAGCACCACCTCGACGGCGACCACGACGCCATCGACCGCCAGCACCGGGCCACGTGGCGCCTCCAGGCCCTCGGGTTACCCGTGGCGCCACCCGTCGAGGACTCCGGCGGATCCACCGTCGCCGTCATCGGCGGCCGCTGCTACGCCCTCCACCCCTGGATCGACGGGCGTCACCGCGACGGCGCCCAGCTCACCGCCGGCCAGTCCGAGCGCCTCGGCTCGCTGCTCGGCATGGTGCACACCCTCCTCGCCCAGGTCATGGACCCCGCCGAACAGCCGGGAGGCCAGGCCCCGTACGCGAGTGCGGACCCCGAGGAGACCTTCTCCCTGATCGAGTCCCTGCTGCGGCTGGCCCGTGCCGCGAGGCCCCGCGACTCCTTCGACACCCTCGCCGAGCACCGGCTGCTCCAGCGCCGCGCCCTGCTGGAGGAGCACGCGGACCGGCGCCCGCCGCCCGGCCGGGCCGGCTGCTGGGTGCACGGCGACTTCCATCCGCTGAACCTGCTCTACCGGGGCGCCGAGCCCGCCGCGATCGTCGACTGGGACCGGCTCGGTGTGCAGCCCCGGGCCGAGGAGGCGGTCCGGGCCGCCGCCATCTTCTTCGTCCAGCCGGCGGGCCAGCTGGACCTGCCGAAGGTCCGGGCCTACGCCCGCGCCTACCGGCGGGCGGCCGGGGCGGACGCCGAGGAGATGGCCGCCGCCGCCCACCGCGTCTGGTGGGAACGCCTCAACGACTTCTGGATACTGCGCTGGCGCTACGAGCTCGACGACCGAAGGGCCGACCCGCAGTTTCCCGCGGTGTCGGCCCTGGTGGTCTGGTGGACCCGCGAGTACGAGGCGGTGCGCGACGCCTTCGCGGGCTGA
- a CDS encoding pyridoxamine 5'-phosphate oxidase family protein: MPIDDHRAIELLTRVGYGRLATSMRAMPFVAPAHHIVEDGAVLLRMHGGFDYHHACNGSVVAYGADNLNTGAAALWSVQFTGTARITEPSEEQVLRFGARPHRIDGQDFRPVHLRIDPQFVTVHTVDYVEEHP; this comes from the coding sequence ATGCCGATCGACGACCACCGCGCCATCGAGCTGCTCACCCGTGTCGGGTACGGGCGGCTGGCCACCAGCATGCGGGCGATGCCCTTCGTCGCACCGGCCCACCACATCGTCGAGGACGGCGCCGTACTACTGCGCATGCACGGCGGTTTCGACTACCACCACGCCTGCAACGGCAGCGTCGTCGCCTACGGGGCGGACAATCTGAACACCGGCGCGGCCGCCCTGTGGTCGGTGCAGTTCACCGGCACCGCCCGGATCACGGAGCCGTCCGAGGAGCAGGTGCTGCGGTTCGGGGCACGGCCGCACCGGATCGACGGCCAGGACTTCCGTCCGGTCCATCTCCGTATCGATCCGCAGTTCGTGACCGTGCACACCGTGGACTATGTCGAAGAGCATCCATGA